A single region of the Vicia villosa cultivar HV-30 ecotype Madison, WI linkage group LG4, Vvil1.0, whole genome shotgun sequence genome encodes:
- the LOC131596407 gene encoding protein CHUP1, chloroplastic-like, with the protein MREEINNSNPSENKSKASKFSDQNQPPKLQTSKTNNPNNNHSKPRLWGAHIVKGFSADKKTKQQSSLPTKKQQASDNANANANQKNSFVPPHSRAKRSLMGDLSCSQVHPHAFPTHRRQSSTDLFTELDHMRSLLQESKERESKLNAELAECRKNRNEVDELVKKVALLEEEKASLFEQLAVLSRSCGLERQGEVVKGGNEDSSVQNLELEVVELRRLNKELHMQKRNLTCRLSSMESELSSSANSSESDIVAKFKAEASLLRLTNEDLSKQVEGLQTSRLNEVEELAYLRWVNSCLRTELKNTCSTLDSDKPSSPESVVSSSGDSIASFSDQCGSANRFNLVKKLKKWPITSSDHSSQVESTSSTSSLFEKNWIESISEGSNRRRHSISGSNSSEEDVVVLNKRRQSNCFDSLECLKEIEKESVPLPLIVQQSVMEKRPLRIPNPPPRPSSCSISSKTKQENPAQVQVQPPPPPPPPPPPMSFASKSNTAMVKRAPQVVELYHSLMKRDSRKDSSNGGLADAPDVADVRSSMIGEIENRSSHLLAIKEDIETQGEFVNSLIREVKSAVYQNIDDVVAFVKWLDDELCFLVDERAVLKHFDWPEKKADTLREASFGYQDLKKLEYEVSSYKDDPRLPCDIALKKMVALSEKMERTVYALLRTRDSLMRNCKEFQIPVEWMLDNGIIGKIKLGSVKLAKKYMKRVAMEVQTKSAFDKDPAMDYMVLQGVRFAFRIHQFAGGFDAETMHAFEELRNLASLLNKT; encoded by the exons ACAAAAAAACAACAGGCCTCAGAtaatgctaatgctaatgctaaCCAGAAGAACTCTTTTGTTCCACCTCATTCAAGAGCCAAAAGATCCTTAATGGGTGATTTGTCATGCTCTCAGGTTCATCCACATGCTTTTCCAACGCATAGGAGACAATCATCAACTGATTTGTTCACTGAGCTGGATCATATGAGAAGCTTGTTGCAAGAGTCTAAGGAGAGAGAGAGTAAGCTGAATGCTGAGTTGGCTGAGTGTAGGAAGAATCGGAATGAGGTTGATGAGCTTGTGAAGAAAGTTGCTTTGTTGGAAGAAGAGAAAGCTAGTCTCTTTGAGCAATTGGCTGTGTTGAGTAGGAGCTGTGGATTGGAGAGACAAGGGGAGGTGGTGAAAGGGGGGAATGAGGATAGTTCTGTGCAGAATCTTGAGCTTGAAGTTGTTGAGTTGAGAAGGTTGAATAAGGAGCTGCATATGCAGAAGAGGAACCTCACTTGCAGGCTTTCTTCTATGGAGTCTGAGTTGTCTAGTTCTGCAAACTCTTCAGAG AGTGACATTGTTGCCAAATTCAAAGCCGAGGCGTCATTGCTCCGGCTCACCAACGAAGACCTGAGTAAACAAGTAGAAGGTTTACAAACAAGCAGATTAAATGAAGTAGAGGAGCTTGCATACTTGAGGTGGGTGAATTCGTGTTTACGAACCGAGTTGAAGAATACATGCTCAACATTGGATTCTGATAAGCCATCTAGTCCTGAATCTGTTGTGAGTAGTAGTGGAGATTCTATTGCTTCTTTCTCCGATCAATGCGGTAGTGCAAATAGGTTCAATTTGGTTAAGAAGCTGAAAAAGTGGCCAATAACTAGTAGTGATCATTCATCACAAGTTGAGTCCACAAGTAGTACTAGTAGTCTCTTTGAGAAAAATTGGATTGAATCAATATCTGAAGGAAGCAATAGAAGAAGACATTCGATTAGTGGTTCCAATAGCTCGGAGGAAGATGTTGTTGTATTGAATAAAAGAAGACAATCTAATTGTTTTGATTCCCTTGAATGTTTAAAAGAAATCGAAAAGGAATCGGTGCCATTACCGTTGATTGTTCAGCAATCTGTTATGGAGAAGAGGCCACTGAGGATTCCCAATCCTCCTCCAAGACCTTCTTCATGTTCTATTTCTagcaaaacaaaacaagaaaacccgGCTCAAGTTCAAGTTCAACCTCCTCCACCTCCGCCTCCTCCACCACCTCCTATGAGTTTTGCATCGAAAAGTAACACGGCAATGGTAAAAAGAGCGCCACAAGTGGTGGAATTGTACCATTCACTCATGAAGAGAGATTCTAGAAAGGATTCTTCAAACGGAGGACTCGCTGATGCCCCTGATGTTGCAGATGTTCGTAGTAGCATGATTGGAGAAATTGAGAACCGTTCTTCGCATTTACTTGCT ATAAAGGAAGATATCGAAACACAAGGAGAATTTGTGAATTCACTGATTAGAGAGGTGAAGAGTGCGGTTTATCAGAACATTGATGATGTTGTAGCATTTGTGAagtggcttgatgatgaactttgCTTCCTT GTGGACGAAAGGGCCGTCCTTAAACATTTTGATTGGCCGGAGAAAAAAGCCGACACATTAAGAGAAGCATCATTTGGATACCAAGATTTGAAAAAATTGGAATACGAAGTTTCCTCCTACAAGGACGATCCTCGACTACCTTGTGATATTGCTCTAAAGAAAATGGTTGCTTTATCAGAAAA GATGGAACGCACGGTATATGCTCTTCTCCGCACAAGGGACTCACTAATGCGGAATTGCAAGGAGTTTCAAATTCCTGTAGAATGGATGCTTGATAATGGAATCATTGGCAAG ATAAAACTAGGGTCAGTTAAATTGGCCAAAAAGTATATGAAAAGGGTAGCCATGGAAGTTCAAACAAAGTCAGCATTTGACAAAGATCCTGCAATGGATTACATGGTTCTCCAAGGAGTGAGATTTGCTTTCAGAATCCATCAG TTTGCAGGAGGATTTGATGCAGAAACAATGCACGCGTTTGAGGAACTTCGTAATCTTGCTTCTCTACTAAACAAGACATGA